The stretch of DNA TTCCGCCACGATTTCAATGTCGCGGGCCACGCGTGCCGCTTCGGCGGCCGCCGGGTTGCCGGGCAGGCCCAGCGCCTCGCTGACGGGGCCCTCGTTCATCACGCCGTCGGCGCGCAGAGAAGCGTCTTCGGCATGCACCGAAACGATCATGCCCAGGCTGCCGGCCGTTTCTAGGCCCAGGCGCAGGGTCCGGGCGTTCTCGTTCGTGCGCCCATCGTCGGTGAACATCGCCGCGCCTGCGTCTTTCAGGTAGCCCAGTTCGGCCAGGGTGTCGCCCTGCTGCCCCCTGGTCAGGGCCGCCGCCGGCTTCAGGCGCGCCAGGCCCAGGCCCGCCGCCTTCTCGATCAGGGTGCGCACGGTCGCCGGGTCATCTACCACGGGGCTGGTGTTGGGCATAGAGACCACCGTGCCGTAACCGCCGGCCGCCGCTGCCGCCAGCCCGGAGGCCAGGTCTTCTTTTTCCGTCTGGCCGGGTTCGCGCAGGTGGGCGTGGGGTTCGATGAGCGCCGGGGCCACGGTGCCGCCCTGTCCGTCCAGCACCTGGCCTTCTTCGGGCAAGTTCCAGCCTTTGATAACGCCGTTTTCGATGGTGACCGATTCCGTCTTGTCCGAACCGACGCGCTTGATATTGGTGATGGTGATGGTCATGGGGTCTCCTGAGAAGCAAGAGGGCTTGAATCGGGGTAGAGATAAA from Deinococcus multiflagellatus encodes:
- a CDS encoding dihydroorotase produces the protein MTITITNIKRVGSDKTESVTIENGVIKGWNLPEEGQVLDGQGGTVAPALIEPHAHLREPGQTEKEDLASGLAAAAAGGYGTVVSMPNTSPVVDDPATVRTLIEKAAGLGLARLKPAAALTRGQQGDTLAELGYLKDAGAAMFTDDGRTNENARTLRLGLETAGSLGMIVSVHAEDASLRADGVMNEGPVSEALGLPGNPAAAEAARVARDIEIVAELHAQGRPARLHIQHLSTARALDLVRGAKARGLPVTCEVCPHHLTLTDEALRSFDAIYKVAPPLRTQADADHLLEGLKDGSVDCLATDHAPHTRAEKERDLLDAPSGIAYIELAFPLMYTRFGEALGLEKLVDLFTAAPARVMGWSEPTLDAGAPADLVVLDLETERPVNPAEFKSKAKFTPWAGETLKGWPLLTVVGGTVAYQR